One window of the Nitrospira sp. genome contains the following:
- a CDS encoding glucose-6-phosphate isomerase, translating into MAIPFREHLAETYDALIRDARESVVRNQVVERLWSKDHRLWKPDPAEIANRLGWLTLPDGMRAHVQALKTVTVTARKESIRDIVLLGMGGSSLGPEVFRASFGSKKGAPRLWVLDSTVPGWVRLVTKSIHPARTLFLVASKSGGTIEVMSLFAHFWKLVAGAKGNRGGQQFIAITDPGTGLETMAREHGFRQIFSNPSDIGGRYSVLSLFGLVPAALMGLDISRLLERAGKMADRCRESRVIEDNPGAYLGLAMGALAKAGRDKVTILASSPIDTFGLWAEQLIAESTGKETKGIVPVAQEPVLAPGMYGSDRFFIYLRLKGATNEALDRQVGALARAGHPVLTFALRDPYDLGAEFFRWEYATAVAGHVLGIQPFDQPNVQESKDNTRRVLDGYQATGRLPETTVSSPREAAAGLASHLPAGSYVAILAYTTPSKPLAAAIRRLRKALVQQHHVTTTFGYGPRYLHSTGQLHKGGPASGVFLELVDRMTPDLPIPAQTFSFGTLAKAQATGDLESLQAHGRPAIRVMLGANPVATVNAIVSRLCPVPRRPRRKAISVERHASRRHR; encoded by the coding sequence ATGGCCATTCCCTTCAGAGAGCATCTTGCCGAGACGTACGACGCATTGATCCGCGATGCGAGGGAATCGGTCGTTCGCAATCAAGTTGTGGAGAGACTGTGGTCCAAAGATCATCGGCTGTGGAAGCCTGATCCCGCTGAAATTGCCAATCGGCTGGGGTGGCTGACCTTGCCCGACGGCATGCGTGCGCACGTGCAAGCGTTGAAAACAGTAACTGTCACGGCGAGGAAAGAGAGCATCAGGGATATCGTCCTGCTCGGCATGGGCGGCAGCAGCCTCGGCCCCGAAGTCTTTCGTGCATCGTTCGGTTCAAAGAAGGGGGCCCCGCGCCTCTGGGTACTCGACTCGACCGTGCCGGGATGGGTTCGTCTGGTGACCAAGTCGATTCATCCTGCCCGCACGCTCTTTCTCGTGGCCAGCAAGTCGGGTGGGACAATCGAGGTCATGTCGCTCTTCGCCCACTTCTGGAAGCTTGTAGCTGGAGCGAAGGGCAATCGCGGAGGACAGCAGTTCATAGCTATCACCGATCCAGGCACTGGTCTCGAGACCATGGCGCGGGAACACGGCTTTCGGCAAATTTTCAGCAATCCGTCTGATATCGGGGGACGCTATTCCGTCCTCTCGTTGTTTGGATTAGTCCCGGCGGCATTGATGGGCCTGGATATTTCTCGATTATTGGAGCGCGCTGGGAAGATGGCCGACCGCTGTCGCGAGAGTCGTGTGATAGAAGACAACCCGGGTGCCTACCTTGGATTGGCGATGGGGGCGCTCGCCAAAGCCGGGAGGGACAAGGTGACCATTCTCGCGTCCTCCCCCATCGATACCTTTGGCTTGTGGGCCGAGCAATTAATAGCTGAAAGTACCGGCAAAGAAACCAAGGGGATTGTCCCGGTCGCGCAGGAGCCGGTGCTTGCACCGGGGATGTATGGATCCGATCGATTTTTCATTTATCTCAGGCTGAAGGGCGCAACAAACGAGGCCTTGGATCGTCAGGTGGGGGCCCTCGCGCGCGCGGGCCATCCCGTTCTCACGTTTGCGCTTCGTGATCCGTATGATCTCGGTGCTGAATTTTTCCGTTGGGAATATGCGACCGCTGTTGCAGGCCATGTTCTCGGTATCCAGCCGTTCGATCAGCCGAATGTACAGGAGAGTAAAGACAATACCAGGCGAGTGCTCGATGGCTATCAGGCCACCGGCCGGCTGCCTGAAACTACGGTGAGTAGTCCGCGTGAAGCGGCTGCCGGGCTGGCTAGCCACCTCCCCGCCGGTTCCTATGTCGCCATCTTGGCGTATACGACGCCCTCAAAGCCTCTCGCAGCCGCGATCCGTCGTCTGAGGAAGGCCTTGGTGCAGCAGCATCATGTCACGACAACGTTCGGGTACGGCCCCCGCTACTTGCATTCGACCGGACAGTTGCACAAAGGCGGACCGGCGAGCGGCGTCTTTCTGGAGCTCGTCGATCGTATGACGCCGGATCTCCCGATTCCGGCGCAAACTTTTTCATTCGGCACTTTGGCAAAGGCCCAGGCGACCGGCGATCTCGAATCGTTGCAGGCTCACGGCCGTCCCGCAATTCGGGTCATGCTTGGGGCCAACCCGGTAGCCACAGTCAATGCCATAGTCAGCCGACTCTGCCCTGTTCCGCGACGGCCACGTCGGAAAGCCATCTCGGTGGAACGGCATGCGAGCCGTCGTCATCGGTAA
- a CDS encoding L,D-transpeptidase, with protein MEKKPETTSMKRVILLIVSVLSFGLLVALIPYSSSQLQSSIASAPQPLAVDPVVLRGLQNQYKGLKKQLAQFSPHQHYILVDTARNHLYVKRSQEIVLDAIASTGSGVVLDKPGESNTQWVFDTPRGEFTVQSKLTHPAWVKPDWAFIEEGLMVPKNPADRVEQGVLGDYALGFGKGYFIHGTLYTRLLGKNVTHGCIRLNDDDLKSVYQLARVGTPIMIF; from the coding sequence ATGGAGAAGAAACCTGAGACGACTTCCATGAAGCGAGTCATTCTCCTTATAGTTTCGGTCCTCTCCTTCGGCCTGCTCGTGGCCCTGATTCCGTACAGCAGCAGTCAGCTTCAGTCCTCCATTGCTTCGGCCCCTCAGCCTCTCGCTGTAGATCCAGTCGTGCTCCGAGGTTTGCAAAATCAATACAAGGGCCTCAAGAAACAGCTCGCGCAATTTTCGCCCCACCAACATTACATTCTTGTGGACACCGCGCGAAATCACCTCTATGTCAAACGCAGCCAAGAGATCGTGCTGGATGCCATTGCCTCTACCGGCAGCGGAGTGGTGCTCGATAAGCCGGGCGAAAGCAATACCCAATGGGTCTTCGATACACCGCGTGGAGAATTTACGGTGCAGTCCAAATTGACGCATCCCGCCTGGGTGAAACCGGATTGGGCGTTCATTGAAGAAGGGCTCATGGTTCCCAAGAATCCCGCCGACCGAGTCGAACAAGGCGTGCTGGGCGACTATGCGCTCGGGTTTGGCAAAGGCTATTTTATTCATGGCACGCTCTATACTCGGTTGCTCGGCAAGAACGTCACCCATGGGTGTATTCGGCTCAATGACGATGACCTAAAAAGTGTCTATCAGCTCGCCCGAGTTGGGACACCGATCATGATATTTTAG
- the pgl gene encoding 6-phosphogluconolactonase has protein sequence MSSSPDILVCQPGQGWLDKACGLFRDITDQAVQSQGSCVVALSGGSTPRALYGALTSPEWKTQCQWDRMIFLFGDERGVPPDHPDSNYGLALEALFRPLGIGSSQVHRMKGESADLRLAAADYERTVRALTHSPSPAIPRLDLVLLGLGEDGHTASLFPGTPALSEANHLVTVGLSPKGIPSRLTLTLGVINRATVVLFLVTGAGKAETVRAVLQSQTQAERALPAAQVKPDSGRLLWLLDESAAAALMR, from the coding sequence ATGTCGTCTTCTCCCGATATTCTGGTGTGTCAGCCTGGCCAGGGTTGGCTAGACAAGGCGTGCGGCCTATTCCGAGACATCACCGATCAGGCCGTTCAGTCACAGGGTTCTTGTGTCGTTGCTCTTTCCGGAGGATCGACTCCCCGAGCACTCTATGGAGCGCTGACGTCACCTGAATGGAAAACTCAATGTCAGTGGGATCGAATGATCTTTCTGTTCGGCGATGAGCGCGGCGTCCCACCCGATCACCCCGACAGCAACTATGGACTCGCCCTGGAGGCATTGTTCCGCCCGTTGGGGATCGGATCGTCACAGGTCCATCGAATGAAAGGCGAATCCGCAGACCTCAGATTGGCCGCGGCGGATTATGAGCGGACGGTCAGGGCCCTCACGCATAGTCCCTCACCGGCGATACCCCGTTTGGACCTGGTTCTTCTCGGTTTGGGCGAGGATGGTCATACGGCATCGCTCTTTCCAGGGACGCCCGCCTTGTCAGAGGCGAATCATCTGGTCACGGTCGGGCTATCGCCGAAAGGGATTCCTTCTCGTTTGACCCTGACCCTAGGTGTGATCAACCGGGCGACTGTGGTACTGTTCCTCGTGACCGGCGCCGGGAAGGCGGAGACGGTTCGTGCGGTGCTCCAGTCGCAAACCCAGGCGGAGCGGGCACTGCCGGCGGCTCAGGTAAAGCCGGACAGCGGACGGCTTCTGTGGCTGCTCGATGAATCCGCGGCGGCCGCTCTCATGCGATAA